In Osmia bicornis bicornis chromosome 1, iOsmBic2.1, whole genome shotgun sequence, the following proteins share a genomic window:
- the LOC114882173 gene encoding zinc finger CCCH domain-containing protein 4-like yields MLQNIQQQQQEQQQYDQYIPHPVQLSEQQPPRAQAAGYTPHPVPHPQPYQPHISQLNELYEPKEQNSYRAKQALIREYRRKMKKLRRETAPWPSRGRGNGNGGDRGNGNGGGRGRGCSGRNIAFYF; encoded by the exons ATGCTGCAAAATAtccagcagcagcagcaggaaCAGCAGCAATATGATCAGTACATC cCGCACCCTGTACAACTTTCGGAGCAGCAACCGCCGCGCGCTCAAGCGGCAGGATATACA cCGCACCCAGTACCACACCCGCAGCCGTATCAGCCGCACATATCGCAGCTGAATGAGCTGTACGAGCCTAAGGAGCAGAAC tcGTACAGAGCGAAACAGGCGCTAATTCGCGAGTATaggaggaaaatgaaaaagctgCGGCGGGAAACAGCGCCATGGCCCAGCCGCGGCCGCGGGAATGGGAATGGAGGCGATCGCGGGAATGGAAATGGAGGCGGTCGTGGTCGCGGCTGTAGTGGCCGCAATAtagctttttatttttaa